GCGCTGCTCGCCGCCCGCGACGAGGACGTCGCCCGGACCCTGCTGGGCGCGTGTCTCGCCGACGCCGGCGAGCGCTACGAGGTGCCCCACGTGACGTCCGCGAACTACTGGGCGGTCGAGGTCGCGCTCGCCGCTCGGATGGACGTCGTGGCCCAGGGCTTCCTCGGCCTGCGCGGCATGGCACCCCCCGCGCCGTACGTGCACCACGGGGCGCTGCTGTAGCGCTCCCGCGCCAAACTAGAATGGCCAGATGACCACCGTGGACCTTCCGCTGCTGCCGCTCGGCCGTGGCACGGACCCGCTCTCCGAGCGGGGCGTCGAGTGCCCCGGCGACCTGCCGGCACCCTCCGACCCGGACCTGGTGGCGCGCGCCCGCGCCGCCAAGGAGAAGCTGGGCGAGCGGCTGTTCGTGCTCGGCCACCACTACCAGCGCGACGAGGTCATCCAGTTCGCCGACGTGACCGGCGACTCCTTCAAGCTCGCCCGCGACGCCGCGGCGCGCCCCGACGCGGAGTTCATCGTCTTCTGCGGCGTGCACTTCATGGCCGAGTCGGCCGACATCCTCACCGGCGCGGGGCAGAAGGTGATCCTGCCCGACCTCGCCGCCGGCTGCTCGATGGCCGACATGGCGCGGATCGCCCAGGTCGAGAAGGCCTGGGAGGCGCTCGCAGCCGCCGGCGTCCAGGACTCCGTGGTCCCGGTGACGTACATGAACTCCAGCGCCGCCATCAAGGCGTTCTGCGGTCGCAACGGCGGTGTCGTGTGCACCTCGTCCAACGCCGAGGTCGCCCTCGACTGGGCCTTCGAGCAGAAGGGCCCCGACACCAAGGTCCTCTTCCTGCCCGACCAGCACCTCGGCCGCAACACCGCCGTCCTGCAGCTGGGCTTCGACCTCGACGAGTGCGTCGTGTGGAACCCCCACAAGCCCAACGGCGGCCTGACCGCCGAGGAGCTGGCCGGCGCCCGG
This region of Nocardioides sp. L-11A genomic DNA includes:
- the nadA gene encoding quinolinate synthase NadA produces the protein MTTVDLPLLPLGRGTDPLSERGVECPGDLPAPSDPDLVARARAAKEKLGERLFVLGHHYQRDEVIQFADVTGDSFKLARDAAARPDAEFIVFCGVHFMAESADILTGAGQKVILPDLAAGCSMADMARIAQVEKAWEALAAAGVQDSVVPVTYMNSSAAIKAFCGRNGGVVCTSSNAEVALDWAFEQKGPDTKVLFLPDQHLGRNTAVLQLGFDLDECVVWNPHKPNGGLTAEELAGARMILWKGHCSVHGRFSADVIDELRAKVEDLNVLVHPECQHEVVLKADLVGSTEFIIKTIEAAPAGSSWAIGTELNLVQRLADAHPDKNIMFLDRNVCYCSTMNRIDLPHFVWALENLVEGVVVNQIEVDPQTEADALTALQRMLDLPGKSHRD